One Bartonella tribocorum CIP 105476 genomic window carries:
- a CDS encoding ShlB/FhaC/HecB family hemolysin secretion/activation protein, whose product MGKFFFTFIFAVFLCFFSLASFAESLRDQAIDQSERIQRQQTQEQRFQRLHRRNATHEILLKDDNESTVFQSDSTQKNCLLIKSIEFVDAQLISRTDLHNTISFWEGRCLGIAEINEVLKAVTKLYMKRGYIAVRAYLPEQDLRGGRLKIVVVEGQVEDITLEGHKVERQYQGEIITAFPNLVGQPANLRPIEQGLDQINRLFSRHATINLGAGDAPGDSILDIHIDKQKPWLFTLSSDNLGAKATGLYQTRVSFSFDDLLGINDQWSFSYQRSMNGGPYHFSGKRPNSDTITGSFSIPYGYWTVGFDGSWSQYHSSIKGIFSDIMTSGKSLSLTPWLSRVIDRDQEGKTWITGRLTWKYSDNFIMGSRVDVSSRKLAIATLELDHSRKWMGGELSAHIGFHKGLAILGAYDDKEQETSTKNAPKGQFSKLSFSLGYVRPFSLKQYNFRYNTLLSGQLSPDALFSSEQLSLGGSSSVRGVREAVYYGNNGVFWRNELSLLLPGFSSKMGRRFMSQFAPYMALDLGMIANASLRNSFGGSLVGATLGFHASGEILDMDLSYSNILTQSTPREQGNATGLFQVRTLLRF is encoded by the coding sequence ATGGGTAAGTTTTTTTTCACTTTTATTTTTGCGGTATTTTTGTGCTTTTTTTCATTAGCGAGTTTTGCAGAAAGCCTTCGTGATCAAGCGATTGATCAATCCGAGAGGATTCAACGTCAACAAACGCAAGAACAGCGTTTTCAACGATTGCATCGTAGAAACGCAACGCATGAGATTTTATTAAAGGATGATAATGAATCTACGGTATTTCAAAGCGATTCAACCCAAAAAAACTGTTTGCTGATCAAAAGTATTGAGTTTGTTGATGCTCAGTTGATTTCTCGCACCGACCTTCATAACACCATTTCCTTTTGGGAGGGACGGTGTCTTGGTATTGCTGAGATCAACGAAGTGCTTAAAGCGGTAACCAAGCTTTATATGAAGCGCGGCTATATTGCGGTACGGGCTTATTTACCTGAACAGGATTTAAGGGGTGGGCGTCTTAAAATTGTTGTTGTTGAAGGACAAGTAGAAGATATCACCTTGGAGGGTCATAAAGTTGAAAGGCAATATCAAGGGGAAATCATTACAGCTTTTCCAAATTTAGTGGGTCAACCTGCTAACCTGCGCCCTATAGAACAAGGACTTGATCAAATCAATCGGCTTTTCTCTCGTCATGCAACCATCAACCTTGGTGCTGGAGATGCTCCAGGTGATTCTATTCTTGATATTCATATTGATAAGCAGAAGCCGTGGTTGTTTACACTTTCCAGTGATAATCTTGGAGCTAAAGCAACAGGGCTTTACCAAACGCGCGTGAGCTTTTCTTTTGATGACTTGTTAGGGATCAACGATCAATGGTCGTTTAGTTATCAGCGTTCCATGAATGGTGGACCGTATCATTTTTCCGGCAAGCGTCCCAATAGTGATACGATAACAGGTTCATTTTCCATTCCCTATGGCTACTGGACGGTAGGTTTTGATGGCAGTTGGAGCCAATATCATTCGAGTATTAAAGGAATATTTTCCGATATTATGACTTCGGGTAAGTCTTTATCGCTGACGCCATGGCTTTCACGGGTTATTGACCGTGATCAAGAGGGAAAGACATGGATTACAGGGCGGTTGACATGGAAATATTCCGATAATTTTATTATGGGGAGCCGAGTTGATGTTTCCAGCCGTAAATTGGCTATTGCAACCTTAGAGCTTGATCATTCGCGCAAATGGATGGGAGGAGAGCTAAGCGCTCATATAGGGTTTCATAAGGGGTTGGCGATTTTGGGCGCTTATGATGATAAAGAGCAAGAAACTTCGACAAAAAATGCTCCCAAAGGGCAATTTTCAAAATTGTCTTTTTCTTTAGGGTATGTGCGTCCTTTTTCGCTCAAACAGTATAATTTTCGTTATAACACGTTGCTTTCAGGGCAATTGTCACCTGATGCGTTGTTTAGTTCAGAACAACTGTCCCTTGGCGGGAGTTCATCTGTGCGTGGGGTGCGTGAGGCGGTTTATTACGGCAATAATGGGGTGTTCTGGCGCAATGAATTGTCGTTATTGTTGCCAGGTTTTTCTTCGAAAATGGGGCGGAGATTTATGAGCCAATTTGCACCGTATATGGCTCTTGATTTAGGGATGATCGCCAATGCCTCCCTTAGAAACAGTTTTGGCGGGAGCCTCGTTGGGGCAACTCTGGGGTTCCATGCAAGCGGAGAGATCTTGGATATGGATCTGTCTTATTCAAATATTTTAACCCAATCGACACCGAGAGAGCAGGGGAATGCGACAGGGTTATTTCAAGTACGGACATTATTGAGATTTTAG
- the folE gene encoding GTP cyclohydrolase I FolE, which yields MRNVVKEGAKDSFLSEEKRPSIEEVEEAIRTLLLWVGENPRREGLLETPKRIAKAYHELFNGYRQSVEETLGTVFEEVSGYNESVIVKNIPFYSHCEHHMIPIIGKAHIAYLPDTKIVGLSKIARVVDIFSRRLQTQEAMTAQVAHALEMHLKPRGVAVLIEAEHMCMAMRGIQKQGSTTITKKFHGYYEKDQAAQAHFMMMVQSS from the coding sequence ATGCGTAATGTTGTTAAAGAAGGCGCAAAGGATTCTTTTTTATCTGAAGAAAAACGTCCGAGTATTGAAGAGGTGGAAGAGGCGATTCGTACATTACTCTTATGGGTAGGGGAAAATCCAAGGAGAGAAGGGCTTTTAGAGACTCCAAAACGTATAGCTAAGGCATATCACGAGCTTTTTAATGGTTATCGTCAATCAGTAGAAGAAACCTTGGGAACAGTTTTTGAAGAAGTTTCAGGATACAATGAATCGGTAATTGTAAAAAATATTCCTTTTTATTCGCACTGTGAACATCATATGATTCCGATTATTGGGAAAGCGCACATAGCCTATCTTCCTGATACAAAAATTGTTGGTCTTTCAAAAATTGCGCGTGTTGTAGATATTTTTTCTCGTCGTTTACAAACACAAGAAGCTATGACAGCGCAAGTGGCTCATGCTTTAGAAATGCATCTGAAACCTCGTGGTGTGGCCGTATTGATTGAGGCTGAACACATGTGTATGGCTATGAGAGGAATCCAAAAGCAGGGATCTACAACAATTACAAAAAAATTTCATGGTTATTATGAAAAAGATCAAGCTGCACAAGCACATTTTATGATGATGGTTCAAAGCTCATAG
- a CDS encoding iron-sulfur cluster assembly scaffold protein gives MIDNIYSDKILEYAAHISRIGRLNNPDATSKKHAHPCGSTITVDLKVENHIVTNFSHEIHACVLGQASASLLASHIIGQTTQDLKILRKVIYQMLTQDGPSPQAPFEDFSCLQPIKDYKVRHAATLLPFDATIDCIQQIEKNKCSNHSFNKKK, from the coding sequence ATGATTGATAATATCTATAGTGATAAAATACTTGAATATGCTGCACATATAAGCAGAATTGGGCGTCTTAATAATCCTGATGCGACATCAAAAAAACATGCACATCCTTGCGGCTCAACAATCACTGTAGATTTAAAGGTGGAAAATCATATCGTGACAAATTTTTCTCATGAAATACACGCATGTGTGCTAGGGCAAGCCTCAGCGTCGCTTTTAGCATCTCATATTATCGGTCAAACAACACAAGATCTTAAAATATTACGTAAAGTTATCTATCAAATGCTAACGCAAGATGGTCCTTCCCCTCAAGCTCCCTTTGAGGATTTTTCTTGCTTACAGCCCATTAAAGACTATAAAGTGCGCCATGCTGCAACACTACTCCCCTTTGATGCAACGATAGACTGCATTCAACAAATTGAAAAAAATAAATGCTCAAATCACAGTTTCAACAAAAAAAAATGA
- the yidD gene encoding membrane protein insertion efficiency factor YidD, with amino-acid sequence MLKSQFQQKKMTRNYTGAWQKTPGRLLGIFLIRFYQITLSSLIGNQCRHAPTCSEYIYEAIARHGLWAGAWMGLFRIMRCGPFGTDGFDPVPPSLGHSCCFYKPWRYWKISDKHNK; translated from the coding sequence ATGCTCAAATCACAGTTTCAACAAAAAAAAATGACTCGAAATTACACCGGCGCTTGGCAAAAAACACCTGGACGATTATTGGGTATTTTCTTAATACGTTTCTATCAAATAACACTTTCGAGCCTTATAGGCAATCAGTGTCGCCATGCCCCAACTTGTTCAGAATATATATATGAAGCAATCGCACGCCATGGGCTTTGGGCTGGTGCATGGATGGGACTCTTTCGTATTATGCGTTGTGGTCCCTTTGGAACAGATGGCTTTGATCCAGTCCCTCCCTCGCTTGGACACTCTTGCTGTTTTTATAAACCTTGGCGTTACTGGAAAATTTCTGACAAACACAACAAATAA